One part of the Symphalangus syndactylus isolate Jambi chromosome 1, NHGRI_mSymSyn1-v2.1_pri, whole genome shotgun sequence genome encodes these proteins:
- the MRPL21 gene encoding large ribosomal subunit protein bL21m, with amino-acid sequence MAAAMAASPLTVTLGRLASACSHSILRPSGPGAASLWSASRRFNSQSTSYLPGYVPKTSLSSPPWPEVVLPDPVEETRHHAEVVKKVNELIATGQYGRLFAVVHFASRQWKVTSEDLILIGNELDLACGERIRLEKVLLVGADNFTLLGKPLLGKDLVRVEATVIEKTESWPRIIMRFRKRKNFKKKRIITTPQTVLRINSIEIAPCLL; translated from the exons ATGGCGGCGGCCATGGCAGCATCTCCCCTGACGGTCACCTTAGGGCGGCTGGCGTCCGCGTGCAGCCACAGCATCCTGAGACCTTCGGGGCCCGGAGCAG cctccctttgGTCTGCTTCTCGAAGGTTCAATTCACAGAGCACTTCATATCTACCAGG ATATGTTCCTAAAACATCCCTGagttcaccaccttggccagaaGTTGTTCTGCCAGACCCAGTTGAGGAGACCAGACACCATGCAG AGGTCGTGAAGAAGGTGAATGAGCTGATCGCCACGGGGCAGTATGGCAGGCTTTTTGCCGTGGTGCACTTTGCCAGCCGCCAGTGGAAGGTGACCTCTGAAGACCTGATCTTAATTGGAAATGAACTAGACCTTGCGTGTGGAGAGAGAATTCGACTAGAGAAG GTCCTGCTGGTTGGGGCAGACAACTTCACGCTGCTTGGCAAGCCACTCCTCGG AAAGGATCTTGTTCGAGTAGAAGCTACAGTCATTGAAAAGACAGAATCGTGGCCAAGAATCATTATGAgattcaggaaaaggaaaaacttcaagaagaaaagaa TCATCACGACCCCGCAGACCGTCCTCCGGATAAACAGCATTGAGATTGCTCCGTGTTTGTTGTGA